Proteins from one Ipomoea triloba cultivar NCNSP0323 chromosome 1, ASM357664v1 genomic window:
- the LOC115997946 gene encoding DNA-directed RNA polymerases II, IV and V subunit 9A-like translates to MSTMKKFCPKCNNENQLYPKEDEAWKIRVYACRTCDHQEVAQHYVVAANRKDLRLIYSRLAICPKCDRLGAEFFPLTTSKGRVVGLSFICNKSDCGHRYWDDDEKAEK, encoded by the exons ATGAGTACTATGAAGAAGTTTTGCCCTAAATG CAACAACGAAAACCAACTGTACCCAAAGGAAGACGAAGCTTGGAAGATCCGCGTTTATGCATGTCGCACCTGCGATCACCAG GAGGTTGCTCAACATTATGTCGTAGCTGCAAATCGAAAAGATCTAAGACTCATCTATTCAAGACTGGCGATCTGTCCTAAATGTGATCGTTTGGGTGCTGAATTCTTTCCG TTAACTACTAGCAAGGGAAGAGTTGTAGGGCTGTCTTTTATTTGCAACAAATCGGATTGCGGCCACAGATACTGGGATGACGACGAGAAGGCGGAAAAGTAG
- the LOC115997935 gene encoding DNA-directed RNA polymerases II, IV and V subunit 9A-like, translating into MKTKREQVLSGEERVSTMKKFCPAECNKEDEAWKILACRTCDHQEVAQHYVVNADQKLPRTKYVICPKCDHRGAEFCLLTTRSGKVVGLYCICCNTDCLHRFWDGDENTEK; encoded by the exons ATGAAGACCAAACGCGAACAGGTACTATCAGGGGAAGAAAGAGTGAGTACTATGAAGAAGTTTTGCCCTGCAGAATG CAACAAGGAAGACGAAGCTTGGAAGATCCTCGCATGTCGCACGTGCGATCACCAG GAGGTTGCTCAACATTATGTCGTAAATGCAGATCAAAAACTCCCTCGTACAAAATATGTGATCTGTCCAAAATGTGATCATAGAGGGGCTGAATTCTGTCTG TTAACTACTCGCAGTGGAAAAGTAGTAGGGCTATATTGTATTTGCTGCAACACGGACTGCCTCCACAGATTCTGGGACGGTGATGAGAATACGGAAAAGTAG